The Pseudanabaena galeata CCNP1313 genome includes a region encoding these proteins:
- a CDS encoding aminotransferase class I/II-fold pyridoxal phosphate-dependent enzyme, which translates to MNQDLVPLLEAARRYLDINHAPFYMPAHKRGQGIDGELMAIMGKNMFRLDLPELPDLEDCITEAEALAADAYGSDRAWFLTNGSTCGVQAMLLATCGAGDKILIGRNCHKAAIAGLVLNGATPIYLPTDYLAEFDLDLGVSPKTLELFLNLHPDAKAVMLVSPNYFGVCGELEKMVAIAHSFDVPLLVDAAHGAHLGFHPDLPKSALQAGADLVVQSTHKVAGSLTQSSMLHLQGNRIATEQVDRALQILRSSSPNLLLLISLDVARRQMAVHGKELLTETLKLAKAARSQLNQIPNLRTFSQIEVATLDDTRLTVITDCLEITGFEADEYLHSQLDVMAEMPTLTQLVFSLSFGNTQTDIERLVNGLQQLSKEKGKRKKEKTITNYQLPITNYQSKLTPREIYFAKSDRLPLNQAIGRISAESLCPYPPGIPLVCIGEEIRLEVVEILQAIVRSGGIINGASDETLKTILVV; encoded by the coding sequence TTGAATCAAGATTTAGTTCCATTATTAGAAGCGGCGCGGCGATATCTAGATATCAATCACGCGCCTTTTTATATGCCAGCACATAAACGGGGGCAGGGAATAGATGGCGAGTTGATGGCAATCATGGGGAAGAATATGTTTCGCCTAGATTTGCCAGAATTACCTGATCTTGAAGACTGCATCACTGAAGCTGAAGCTCTTGCTGCTGATGCTTATGGTAGCGATCGCGCATGGTTTCTGACCAATGGCTCTACTTGTGGTGTGCAAGCGATGCTTTTGGCAACCTGTGGAGCAGGCGATAAGATTCTCATTGGGCGCAATTGCCATAAAGCGGCGATCGCAGGATTAGTTCTCAATGGTGCTACACCGATTTATTTACCTACTGACTATCTAGCAGAATTTGATTTGGATTTGGGTGTGAGTCCTAAAACTCTAGAATTATTTCTAAATCTGCATCCTGACGCAAAAGCAGTCATGCTGGTAAGTCCTAATTATTTTGGAGTCTGTGGCGAACTAGAGAAAATGGTAGCGATCGCCCATTCTTTTGATGTTCCTCTATTAGTCGATGCTGCTCACGGAGCGCATTTAGGGTTTCATCCTGACCTACCAAAATCGGCACTGCAAGCAGGAGCCGATCTCGTCGTCCAATCTACGCACAAAGTGGCAGGTAGTCTCACGCAGTCTTCAATGTTGCATTTACAAGGCAATCGTATTGCTACTGAACAGGTTGATCGGGCTTTACAAATATTGCGATCGAGCAGTCCCAATCTCTTGCTCTTGATTTCTCTGGATGTGGCAAGGCGACAAATGGCTGTGCATGGCAAAGAACTCTTAACTGAGACATTGAAGCTAGCAAAAGCTGCGCGATCGCAATTAAACCAAATTCCGAATTTGCGAACCTTTAGTCAAATAGAAGTTGCCACTCTTGATGATACTCGACTTACGGTGATAACTGATTGCTTAGAGATTACAGGGTTTGAAGCTGATGAATATTTACATTCCCAACTGGATGTGATGGCGGAAATGCCAACACTTACGCAATTAGTATTTAGTCTTAGCTTTGGTAACACTCAAACTGATATTGAGCGGCTAGTGAATGGACTTCAACAACTCAGTAAGGAAAAAGGAAAAAGGAAAAAGGAAAAAACAATCACCAATTACCAATTACCAATCACCAATTACCAATCTAAACTTACTCCTCGTGAGATCTATTTTGCTAAAAGCGATCGCCTTCCTCTCAATCAAGCGATCGGGCGAATTAGTGCAGAATCTCTTTGTCCCTATCCCCCAGGGATTCCTTTGGTTTGTATTGGTGAAGAAATTAGATTAGAGGTTGTGGAAATTTTGCAAGCTATTGTGCGATCGGGTGGCATCATCAATGGAGCTAGTGACGAAACTCTCAAAACAATTCTAGTTGTATAG
- a CDS encoding cytochrome c oxidase subunit II, producing MKLRTILILAVAAIAIALISLWMGQAAYTWFPPQASAESILVDNLFSFLVTLGTFIFLGVFGTLTYSILFQRAEKYDYSDGPHIEGNVKLEIIWTAIPLALVIWIAGYSYQIYDQMSILGPMEHVHMTAAADAAPMEGDKTATRENAEHIDVFARQWSWEFVYGKGTSIDVSSTELHLPNNRRIGLTLHSEDVLHGFYVPAFRVKQDVIPGRDINFEFTPIREGKYRLRDSEYSGTYFASMQADVVVESPEAFQKWLADAAKQPAIAAYNPASAEYSKRSRNQWQTVVPAAPPVVNYSN from the coding sequence ATGAAACTTCGCACGATTTTAATTTTAGCGGTTGCCGCGATCGCGATCGCCCTGATCAGCCTCTGGATGGGACAAGCTGCCTATACATGGTTCCCGCCCCAAGCTTCAGCAGAATCAATATTAGTTGATAACCTGTTTAGCTTTTTAGTGACCTTAGGAACTTTCATCTTTCTTGGTGTGTTCGGCACATTGACCTATTCGATCTTGTTTCAACGCGCCGAAAAATATGACTATAGCGATGGTCCCCACATTGAGGGCAATGTCAAATTAGAAATCATCTGGACGGCGATTCCCCTTGCCTTAGTGATTTGGATTGCTGGCTATAGCTATCAAATCTATGACCAGATGTCAATTTTAGGGCCAATGGAACATGTGCATATGACGGCGGCGGCTGATGCAGCACCAATGGAGGGAGATAAAACTGCAACTAGGGAAAACGCGGAACATATTGATGTATTTGCGCGGCAATGGTCATGGGAATTTGTTTATGGCAAAGGCACTAGTATTGATGTTAGTAGTACAGAACTACATTTACCAAACAATCGCAGGATCGGATTAACACTGCATTCCGAAGATGTCCTACATGGTTTTTATGTTCCTGCCTTTCGCGTGAAGCAAGATGTGATTCCTGGTCGTGATATTAATTTTGAATTTACACCGATTCGTGAAGGCAAATATCGTTTGCGCGATTCTGAATATAGCGGCACTTACTTTGCATCTATGCAAGCCGATGTAGTGGTGGAATCCCCTGAAGCCTTTCAGAAATGGTTGGCGGATGCTGCGAAACAACCTGCGATCGCGGCTTACAATCCTGCCTCTGCTGAATACAGCAAACGTAGCCGTAACCAATGGCAAACCGTTGTCCCTGCGGCTCCGCCTGTGGTGAATTATTCCAATTGA
- the sir gene encoding sulfite reductase, ferredoxin dependent — translation MTNTLTNPVKVSKVEVLKQKSNFLRGPINTELTDGNPYFSQDGIQILKFHGSYQQKERDFEKNKAKGEEAQYSMMLRTRSPGGVIPWQLYVALDKLCDKYGNHTLRATTRQGFQIHGILKENLKTVIADITRNMGSTVGACGDINRNVMAPSAPFKNKPEYIYARDYAFKIADLLAPQAGAYYDIWLDGEVAVTSSEAPEVTEARNRQGTGKAKTNISDTEPIYGVQYLPRKFKIAIAVAGDNSVDLYTNDLALVVITNAQNELEGFNVYVGGGLGRAHNNDATIVRMADSIGFVPVANIYDVIKAIVSLQRDYGDRHNRRHSRFKHILHEWGVEKFKQVLLEYYPTKLDVARELPDFKYQDYLGWHEQGDGKYFVGVSIENGRVSDREDLKLKTALREISEKFHHDFVLTPNHNLLITEVAADEKEEIQKILDRCGVLPTDKIDSLVRYSMACPAFPTCGLAIAESERALPSVLARIRQLLVRLGLENETFVTRMTGCPNGCARPYMAELAFVGSAVDEYQIWLGGSFNSTRLAQPYVQRLHINNLEKGLEPLFVYFRNERVAGETFGDFCDRKGIEDLHKYAETYVPEVDETDSKGKRKDVRHRVTLSAKSYELLKKAVEEKGASMKDLVETALEKYLG, via the coding sequence ATGACAAACACTTTGACAAATCCTGTAAAAGTATCAAAGGTTGAAGTCCTTAAGCAAAAAAGTAACTTTTTACGAGGTCCTATCAATACTGAACTAACTGATGGCAATCCTTATTTCAGTCAGGATGGTATACAGATCCTGAAGTTTCATGGTTCTTATCAACAAAAAGAGCGAGATTTTGAAAAAAACAAGGCTAAAGGGGAAGAAGCGCAGTACAGCATGATGCTGCGTACCCGTAGCCCTGGGGGAGTGATTCCTTGGCAGTTGTATGTGGCTTTAGATAAACTTTGTGATAAGTATGGCAATCACACTTTACGAGCCACAACGAGACAAGGTTTTCAGATCCACGGCATTCTCAAAGAAAATCTGAAAACTGTGATTGCTGATATCACCAGAAACATGGGATCAACGGTGGGTGCTTGTGGCGACATCAATCGTAATGTGATGGCTCCATCGGCTCCTTTTAAAAATAAGCCTGAATATATCTATGCCCGTGACTATGCTTTCAAAATCGCGGACTTATTAGCACCACAGGCTGGCGCTTATTATGACATTTGGCTTGACGGTGAAGTTGCCGTGACTTCTTCCGAAGCACCAGAAGTGACTGAGGCGCGAAATCGTCAGGGAACAGGGAAGGCTAAAACAAATATCAGTGATACTGAGCCGATCTATGGTGTGCAGTATCTGCCACGCAAATTTAAAATTGCGATCGCGGTTGCTGGTGATAACTCAGTTGATCTCTACACCAATGACTTGGCGTTGGTGGTGATTACCAATGCTCAAAACGAATTAGAAGGCTTTAACGTCTATGTCGGTGGTGGTTTAGGTCGCGCCCACAATAACGATGCAACGATTGTCAGAATGGCTGACAGCATTGGTTTTGTGCCTGTTGCAAATATTTATGATGTGATTAAGGCGATCGTTTCATTGCAACGGGACTATGGCGATCGCCACAATCGTCGTCATTCTCGCTTCAAGCATATTTTGCATGAGTGGGGTGTAGAGAAATTTAAGCAAGTTTTATTGGAATACTATCCAACCAAGCTTGATGTAGCTCGTGAATTGCCTGATTTCAAATATCAGGATTATTTGGGCTGGCATGAGCAGGGTGATGGCAAATACTTTGTCGGTGTCTCGATTGAAAATGGTCGGGTAAGCGATCGCGAAGATCTAAAACTGAAAACGGCTTTGCGGGAAATCAGCGAGAAATTCCACCATGATTTTGTCCTTACGCCTAATCACAACTTGTTGATTACGGAAGTCGCTGCCGATGAGAAAGAAGAGATTCAAAAGATTCTCGATCGCTGTGGTGTTCTTCCTACAGACAAAATTGATTCTCTAGTGCGTTACTCAATGGCTTGTCCCGCATTTCCGACCTGTGGATTAGCGATCGCTGAGTCAGAACGCGCATTACCCAGCGTATTAGCCAGAATCCGCCAACTATTAGTGCGTTTGGGCTTAGAGAACGAAACCTTTGTCACCCGCATGACAGGTTGCCCCAATGGTTGCGCCCGTCCTTACATGGCGGAACTTGCTTTTGTGGGCAGCGCCGTAGATGAATACCAAATTTGGCTAGGTGGTAGCTTTAACTCGACTCGTTTGGCTCAGCCCTATGTCCAGCGTTTGCACATTAACAATCTTGAAAAAGGTTTAGAGCCTCTATTTGTTTATTTCCGAAATGAACGAGTTGCGGGTGAAACTTTTGGTGATTTTTGCGATCGCAAGGGCATCGAAGACTTACACAAGTATGCGGAAACCTATGTTCCCGAAGTAGATGAAACCGACTCTAAGGGCAAACGTAAAGATGTCCGTCATCGCGTTACCCTTTCGGCAAAGTCCTATGAACTGCTCAAAAAAGCCGTCGAGGAAAAGGGTGCTTCGATGAAGGATCTTGTGGAAACAGCTTTGGAGAAATATTTGGGTTAG
- a CDS encoding ammonium transporter — MLVYKSNQKRRLKSSVNWTACIPLAAIIGVFWVYAATAQTAAPEPLTPDKVQENVAALKVGLDTLWVVIAAFLVFFMNAGFALVESGFCRRKNTVNILTKNLIVFAIATIAYWMVGFGFMYGDDGGNAFIGLKGFFLNGADNSPLTGDAYKGDFPGLNWTGVPLEAKFFFQLVFAATAATIVSGAVAERIKFLAFLLFSFLLVAVSYPITGHWIWGGGWLSQVGFYDFAGSTVVHSVGGWGALIGAAVLGARAGRYGEDGKNRAIPGHSMSLATLGCLILWLGWFGFNPGSTMAADGRLISHIALTTNMGASAGGIAATAVAWLYLGKPDLSMIVNGILAGLVAVTAPCAWITLPSAIIIGAIGGAIVVFSVGFFDKLKIDDPVGATSVHLVCGIWGSLSVGLFAVGPTADIGNNFILQADAGPKAGLFLGGGFDQLLAQLIGVAAVGGFTVAFSFIAWYVISLITGGIRVEPEEEFKGLDISEHGMEAYSGFSKESE, encoded by the coding sequence GTGTTGGTTTATAAGTCAAATCAAAAGAGGAGACTCAAGAGTTCAGTAAACTGGACTGCTTGTATTCCCCTTGCGGCAATTATCGGTGTTTTTTGGGTATACGCAGCTACTGCTCAAACTGCTGCCCCCGAGCCACTAACTCCAGATAAAGTTCAGGAAAATGTTGCTGCTCTCAAAGTTGGTTTAGATACTCTTTGGGTAGTTATTGCAGCCTTTCTAGTGTTTTTCATGAATGCTGGCTTTGCTTTGGTTGAGTCTGGCTTTTGTCGCCGTAAAAATACCGTTAACATTCTCACCAAAAACTTAATCGTATTTGCGATCGCTACCATCGCTTACTGGATGGTTGGTTTTGGCTTTATGTATGGTGATGACGGCGGTAATGCCTTTATCGGTTTGAAAGGGTTTTTCTTGAATGGTGCTGATAATAGCCCTTTAACAGGTGATGCTTATAAGGGTGACTTTCCTGGACTTAACTGGACGGGTGTACCGCTAGAAGCTAAGTTCTTCTTCCAGTTAGTTTTTGCCGCAACCGCCGCAACGATCGTCTCAGGTGCAGTAGCTGAGCGCATTAAGTTTCTTGCCTTCTTGCTATTCAGCTTTTTGTTGGTAGCTGTTTCCTACCCAATCACTGGACATTGGATCTGGGGTGGCGGCTGGCTATCACAGGTTGGTTTCTATGACTTTGCTGGCTCTACCGTAGTTCACTCGGTTGGTGGCTGGGGTGCGTTGATTGGCGCAGCAGTATTAGGAGCTAGAGCTGGTAGATATGGTGAAGACGGCAAAAATCGGGCAATCCCCGGTCATAGTATGAGCCTAGCAACCCTAGGATGCTTGATCCTCTGGTTAGGTTGGTTTGGCTTCAACCCCGGTTCGACCATGGCGGCTGATGGTCGTTTGATCTCCCATATTGCCTTGACTACAAATATGGGTGCTTCTGCGGGTGGTATTGCCGCAACCGCCGTGGCTTGGTTGTATCTTGGTAAGCCCGACCTATCAATGATTGTCAACGGTATTTTGGCAGGCTTGGTTGCAGTTACTGCTCCTTGTGCTTGGATTACCTTACCCAGTGCGATTATCATTGGTGCGATCGGCGGAGCAATTGTTGTATTTTCAGTTGGCTTCTTTGACAAGCTGAAGATTGACGATCCCGTTGGTGCTACCTCAGTTCACCTTGTTTGTGGTATTTGGGGCAGCTTATCTGTTGGTTTATTCGCCGTTGGTCCGACAGCGGATATTGGCAATAATTTTATTTTGCAAGCTGATGCTGGACCTAAGGCTGGATTGTTCTTGGGCGGTGGCTTTGATCAACTTTTAGCTCAATTGATTGGTGTTGCCGCCGTTGGTGGTTTTACCGTTGCTTTTAGCTTTATTGCTTGGTACGTTATTTCCCTAATTACAGGTGGTATTCGTGTTGAGCCAGAAGAAGAGTTCAAGGGACTTGATATCTCTGAACATGGCATGGAAGCCTATTCTGGTTTTAGTAAAGAAAGCGAATAG
- a CDS encoding DUF2231 domain-containing protein → MNAALIDQLHSQLGLNGLPYAIPIHPNLVHLTLGLFIVAIGFDLVGVFFVLEKPLFKFMAIPAARSNFFDVGWYNMVAAAIVTFFTVGAGFYEILLATPDENVKSAWGFQAMETMIWHGVGGVLLLALIVGMTIWRGFQRFLWRKDMGQQVQWSYLLAGLVIFVIMFAHGTLGAQLASEFGVHITADRLLRMGQDLNSL, encoded by the coding sequence ATGAATGCAGCATTAATTGATCAATTACATAGTCAACTGGGGCTAAATGGCTTGCCCTATGCAATTCCGATTCATCCGAATTTAGTGCATCTGACCTTGGGATTGTTTATTGTCGCGATCGGCTTCGATTTGGTGGGCGTATTTTTTGTTTTGGAAAAGCCTCTATTCAAATTTATGGCGATCCCTGCGGCTAGGTCGAATTTTTTTGATGTCGGTTGGTACAACATGGTCGCCGCCGCGATCGTTACTTTCTTTACGGTCGGCGCAGGTTTTTATGAAATCCTTCTTGCTACACCCGATGAGAACGTCAAAAGTGCTTGGGGTTTTCAAGCAATGGAGACGATGATTTGGCATGGTGTGGGCGGTGTGCTTCTATTAGCTCTAATCGTGGGTATGACTATCTGGCGTGGGTTTCAGCGCTTCTTATGGCGCAAGGATATGGGGCAACAGGTGCAATGGAGCTATTTGTTAGCAGGACTCGTAATCTTCGTGATCATGTTTGCCCACGGGACTTTGGGCGCACAGCTTGCCTCAGAGTTTGGGGTGCATATTACCGCCGATCGCCTGTTACGCATGGGTCAAGATCTTAATTCGCTATAG
- a CDS encoding response regulator has protein sequence MTVATASKPLKVLIVEDDPLIQLGLEQSLSQQPNITVIGIAEDGYIGVKMAQELHPDIIVMDIGMPRLDGISATQKIKAASPNVHIVMLSSHTDDTEIIAALSSGADAYCVKGTTTESLLAAFAAAKDGATYLDPQVARKVMDHLKPPTQPENTSHLSQRELEVLKLIVEGKSNPEIAKTLYLSPNTIKTHVRGIMNKLSVDDRVQAAVVALRSGLVN, from the coding sequence ATGACTGTGGCGACAGCATCGAAACCTTTGAAAGTCCTGATTGTTGAAGATGATCCACTGATCCAACTTGGACTAGAGCAATCACTCTCTCAACAGCCAAATATTACTGTAATTGGCATTGCAGAAGATGGTTATATCGGTGTAAAAATGGCTCAAGAATTACATCCTGACATCATTGTGATGGACATTGGAATGCCTAGACTAGATGGAATTTCAGCCACCCAGAAAATCAAGGCTGCCTCACCTAATGTTCATATTGTGATGCTTAGCTCCCATACCGATGACACCGAAATTATCGCGGCGCTATCGAGTGGAGCCGATGCCTATTGTGTCAAAGGTACAACTACTGAGAGTCTTTTGGCAGCCTTTGCCGCCGCTAAAGATGGGGCAACCTATCTCGATCCTCAAGTTGCTCGCAAAGTGATGGATCATCTCAAACCACCGACTCAACCAGAAAACACTTCGCATCTATCGCAACGGGAATTAGAAGTGCTGAAATTAATTGTTGAAGGTAAGAGTAATCCTGAAATTGCGAAAACACTTTACCTTAGCCCCAACACGATTAAAACTCATGTGCGCGGAATTATGAACAAGTTATCTGTTGACGATCGCGTCCAAGCCGCAGTTGTCGCTCTAAGATCAGGATTGGTAAATTAA
- the ctpC gene encoding carboxyl-terminal processing protease CtpC, translated as MAKGGLVLGTTAALAAAVAVVGFQLANPSIAAFRDSPKEIVDEAWQLINREYVDGAFNKVDWRQVRRQYVENRDYSSKAEAYRSVREMLKLLDDPYTRFMDPEQFKSMQIDTSGELTGVGIQLGMDDTTKQLTVVAPIEDSPASRAGILTKDIITSIANKSTEGMDINQAVALIRGPAGTKVKLGIKRGDKQFDIELERAKIEIHPVKADLRDTSAGKIGYISLRQFNANAASDMRKAIQDQVRKGAAGFILDLRSNPGGLLYSSAEIARMWLDNATIVSTIDRKGESERLTANRQALTDKPLVVLVDGGSASASEILSGALQDNKRAVIVGTKTFGKGLVQSVHSLSDGSGMAVTIAKYYTPNGRDINQMGIVPDRVVELTKAELENLNRNRELVGTSSDPQFAKAIDILSTELKSLSSR; from the coding sequence ATGGCAAAAGGCGGACTTGTACTTGGTACAACAGCAGCATTGGCTGCGGCTGTGGCAGTTGTTGGTTTTCAGCTAGCAAACCCTAGCATCGCCGCATTTAGGGATAGCCCCAAAGAAATCGTTGATGAAGCTTGGCAGCTGATCAATCGCGAATATGTTGATGGGGCTTTCAACAAAGTTGACTGGCGGCAGGTCAGACGACAGTATGTCGAAAATCGTGATTACTCTTCCAAAGCTGAAGCATATCGCTCAGTTCGGGAAATGCTTAAACTTCTCGACGATCCATATACTCGCTTTATGGACCCTGAGCAGTTTAAGAGTATGCAAATCGATACTTCGGGGGAACTAACGGGAGTTGGGATTCAACTTGGCATGGATGATACGACCAAGCAATTGACAGTTGTTGCTCCAATTGAAGATTCACCTGCATCTCGTGCTGGTATTTTAACCAAAGACATTATTACTTCGATCGCGAATAAGTCTACGGAAGGGATGGATATTAACCAAGCCGTTGCCCTAATTCGCGGGCCTGCTGGCACAAAGGTTAAACTGGGGATCAAGCGTGGCGACAAACAATTTGACATTGAGCTAGAACGCGCCAAGATTGAGATTCATCCAGTCAAGGCAGACCTGCGTGATACTAGTGCTGGCAAGATTGGCTACATCAGCTTGCGCCAGTTTAATGCTAATGCCGCCAGTGATATGCGTAAAGCGATCCAAGACCAAGTGCGTAAAGGCGCTGCTGGATTTATATTAGATTTGCGTTCAAATCCTGGTGGATTGCTATATTCCAGTGCTGAAATTGCGCGGATGTGGCTCGACAATGCCACCATTGTCTCCACGATTGATCGCAAGGGCGAGAGTGAGAGACTTACCGCTAATCGTCAAGCTCTTACGGACAAGCCCCTTGTGGTGTTAGTTGATGGCGGCTCGGCAAGTGCCAGTGAGATCCTATCTGGAGCTTTGCAAGACAACAAACGAGCTGTGATTGTCGGGACTAAGACTTTTGGTAAGGGACTAGTGCAGTCAGTACATTCTCTTAGTGATGGTTCAGGTATGGCGGTGACGATCGCTAAGTACTACACTCCCAATGGACGGGACATCAATCAAATGGGAATAGTGCCAGACCGAGTAGTTGAACTGACTAAAGCCGAGCTTGAAAATCTCAACAGAAATCGTGAACTAGTTGGGACAAGCTCTGATCCGCAGTTTGCCAAGGCGATCGATATTTTATCGACTGAGCTGAAAAGTTTAAGCTCTCGCTAA
- a CDS encoding T4 RnlA family RNA ligase, protein MSAINLEKIDQLITEGYITKRPHSSGELFIYNYTAKAQYDRLWTPETIQCRGLILNRDGAIAARPLSKFFNLQEHKEAIPSEPFDVYEKIDGSLGILYWYQDQPYIASRGSFNSDQAIKANQILISQYSNAIPILDRSLTYLFEIIYPANRIVVDYGDFEGLVLLAVIETESGKEHDIESFQHLGFPIAKKYDGLKDLEAIANLNEQNQEGFVIRFASGLRLKFKFTDYVKLHRVLTQVTSKVIWEMLRDQTPFEDILERVPDEFYNWVKETKANLIAQYQQIEDAAKADFERIIAVVDRSDRKEMAKHILTYQNHTILFSLLDGKDYSDYIWRTIKPAHEKPFMDNDEAS, encoded by the coding sequence ATGAGTGCCATCAATTTGGAGAAAATCGATCAACTAATTACTGAAGGATATATCACCAAACGTCCTCATTCCAGTGGTGAGCTATTTATCTATAACTACACAGCCAAAGCGCAGTACGATCGCCTATGGACTCCTGAAACGATCCAATGTCGAGGCTTGATCCTTAATCGTGATGGTGCGATCGCGGCTCGACCTTTATCTAAATTCTTTAATCTGCAAGAACATAAAGAAGCCATTCCCTCGGAACCTTTTGATGTATACGAGAAGATAGATGGCTCTTTAGGGATTTTATATTGGTATCAAGATCAGCCCTATATTGCTTCTAGAGGTAGCTTTAACTCTGACCAAGCCATTAAAGCCAATCAAATCTTGATATCACAGTACTCAAACGCAATTCCAATATTAGATCGATCGCTAACCTATCTATTTGAGATTATCTATCCTGCTAATCGCATAGTTGTCGATTATGGAGACTTTGAAGGTTTAGTATTATTGGCAGTAATTGAAACTGAATCAGGAAAAGAACATGACATTGAGTCGTTTCAGCATTTGGGATTCCCAATTGCGAAAAAGTATGATGGCTTAAAAGATCTAGAGGCGATCGCCAATCTCAATGAACAAAATCAAGAAGGCTTCGTAATTCGCTTTGCCAGTGGGTTAAGACTGAAGTTTAAGTTTACAGACTATGTGAAATTGCATCGTGTACTGACTCAAGTTACTAGCAAAGTAATTTGGGAAATGTTGCGCGATCAAACTCCCTTTGAGGATATTTTAGAGCGAGTTCCCGATGAGTTTTACAATTGGGTCAAAGAAACTAAGGCGAACCTCATTGCTCAATATCAACAAATTGAAGATGCTGCCAAGGCTGACTTTGAGCGGATTATTGCAGTAGTAGATCGCAGCGATCGCAAAGAAATGGCAAAGCATATTTTAACTTACCAAAATCACACGATTTTGTTCTCTCTACTAGATGGCAAAGACTATAGTGATTACATTTGGAGAACTATTAAGCCAGCCCATGAGAAACCTTTTATGGATAATGATGAAGCATCATAA
- a CDS encoding RNA-binding protein, whose amino-acid sequence MDSKSWDQIKSKYKLGQFVQGKVEFHAPFGVFVNIDESLVKGLIKIPDFLDEGKMSQEMYPDIGTTIGAIVVGYNESNCREIYLNAKPSVLHKALVPLKIFALAC is encoded by the coding sequence ATGGATAGTAAAAGTTGGGATCAAATTAAATCAAAGTACAAATTAGGTCAGTTTGTGCAAGGTAAAGTTGAGTTTCATGCGCCTTTTGGTGTTTTTGTAAATATTGATGAATCCTTAGTTAAGGGTCTAATTAAAATCCCTGATTTTTTAGATGAAGGCAAGATGAGTCAGGAAATGTATCCTGATATTGGCACAACAATAGGAGCGATCGTGGTTGGATATAACGAGAGCAATTGCCGTGAGATATATCTAAATGCTAAGCCCAGTGTGCTTCATAAAGCTCTTGTGCCGCTAAAGATTTTTGCTTTAGCTTGCTAG
- a CDS encoding DUF2231 domain-containing protein, which yields MLEYLPPLNDHNLPYPDTIHPIVVHFVIAMVLFAVVCDFIGYFTRNPRLYEVSWWNLFFATISIFIAIIFGQIEAGLAEPYSSVEPTLNLHTIIGWSLSGIIAAITGWRYVLRIRDPKTLPMSFLGVGVLLTGIVLFQVYLGDLLVWVYGLHTVPVVEAFREGGLK from the coding sequence ATGCTGGAATACCTTCCGCCTTTAAATGACCATAACTTGCCGTATCCCGATACAATTCATCCAATTGTGGTGCATTTTGTGATTGCGATGGTGTTATTTGCCGTAGTATGCGATTTCATTGGCTACTTCACCCGTAATCCTCGACTGTACGAAGTTAGCTGGTGGAATCTATTTTTTGCCACAATTTCTATCTTTATTGCGATTATCTTTGGACAAATTGAAGCAGGGCTTGCTGAACCTTATAGTTCAGTAGAACCTACTTTAAACTTACATACCATCATCGGTTGGTCACTTTCGGGAATTATTGCTGCGATTACAGGATGGCGCTATGTCTTACGTATCCGTGATCCCAAGACTTTACCTATGTCTTTTCTAGGTGTGGGTGTACTATTAACAGGAATAGTTCTTTTTCAAGTTTATTTAGGTGATTTGCTGGTTTGGGTCTATGGACTGCATACAGTTCCAGTAGTGGAAGCATTTAGAGAAGGTGGTTTGAAATGA